The Clupea harengus chromosome 6, Ch_v2.0.2, whole genome shotgun sequence genome contains a region encoding:
- the rpl23a gene encoding 60S ribosomal protein L23a, giving the protein MAPKAKKEAVPVKTEAKSKALKAKKAVLKGVHSQQKKKMRTTPTFRRPKTLRLKRTPKYPRKSAPRRNKLDHYAIIKFPLTTESAMKKIEDNNTLVFIVDVKANKHQIKHAVKKLYDIDVAKVNTLIRPDGEKKAYVRLAPDYDALDVANKIGII; this is encoded by the exons ATGGCACCGAAGGCGAAGAAAGAAGCTGTGCCCGTGAAGACCGAGGCTAAGTCCAAGGCCTTGAAGGCCAAGAAGGCTGTGCTCAAAGGAGTACACAgccaacagaagaagaaaatgcGGACTACTCCAACCTTCCGTCGCCCAAAGACCCTGCGTCTGAAGAGGACACCCAAGTACCCCAGGAAGAGCGCGCCTCGTCGCAACAA gTTGGATCACTATGCCATCATCAAATTCCCACTCACCACAGAGTCTGCCATGAAGAAGATTGAGGACAACAACACCCTGGTCTTCATTGTGGATGTTAAGGCCAACAAGCATCAGATCAAGCATGCTGTCAAGAAGCTGTACGACATTGATGTGGCCAAAGTCAACACACTCATCAGGCCTGATGGAGAAAAGAAGGCATACGTTCGTCTCGCACCTGATTATGATGCGCTGGACGTTGCAAACAAAATTGGCATTATCTAA
- the LOC105899782 gene encoding AKT-interacting protein: MNPFWSMSTNTGRKRSDSEEQSGQAEHRASPARSSFGKKQLPSIPKNTAPVTKPPSPATSAQSANGTHASYGPFYLEYSLLAEFTLVIKQKLPGIYVQPSYRSALMWFGVIFIRHGLYQDGVFKFTVYIPDNYPDGDCPRVVFDIPVFHPLVDPVSGELDVRRAFTKWRRNHNHIWQVLMYARTVFYKINTMEPLNPEAAVLYDKDVQLFKSKVVDSVKLCNSHLFDQPKIDDPYAISFSPWNPTVHEEAKDRMFTHKRRPEDPHKGLQVSGLSWVKPGSTQPFSKEDNSLQT, encoded by the exons ATGAACCCTTTCTGGAGTATGTCGACAAATACTGGTCGTAAG AGGTCCGACAGCGAGGAACAGAGTGGGCAGGCAGAGCACAGAGCCAGCCCGGCCCGGTCTTCATTCGGAAAGAAGCAGCTCCCCTCTATCCCCAAGAACACAGCCCCTGTCACAAAGCCCCCCTCCCCAGCCACCTCCGCACAGTCTGCCAACGGCACACACGCCTCCTATGGGCCTTTCTACCTGGAGTACTCACTGCTGGCCGAGTT CACACTTGTGATCAAGCAGAAACTCCCAGGCATTTATGTCCAGCCTTCCTACAGATCAGCCTTGA TGTGGTTTGGTGTCATATTCATCCGACATGGATTGTACCAAGACGGGGTTTTTAAATTCACTGTCTACATCCCTGACAACTACCCTGATGGAGACTGCCCT AGAGTGGTGTTTGATATTCCAGTCTTCCATCCACTAGTCGATCCCGTATCAGGGGAGCTTGATGTCCGAAGAGCTTTCACAAAATGGAG gcGCAATCACAACCACATTTGGCAGGTGCTGATGTATGCGCGCACAGTCTTCTACAAGATCAACACCATGGAGCCACTCAACCCAGAAGCTGCTGTTCT GTATGATAAGGATGTGCAGCTCTTCAAAAGCAAGGTGGTGGACAGCGTGAAGCTATGCAACAGCCACCTTTTTGACCAGCCCAAAATCGACGATCCTTACGCAATAAG TTTCTCTCCATGGAACCCAACAGTCCACGAGGAGGCGAAAGACAGGATGTTCACACATAAA AGACGACCTGAGGATCCCCACAAGGGCCTCCAGGTGTCTGGCCTGTCATGGGTGAAGCCAGGATCCACACAGCCCTTCAGCAAAGAGGACAACTCTCTTCAGACTTAA